Proteins from a single region of Salinibacter grassmerensis:
- the mfd gene encoding transcription-repair coupling factor, with product MSLTAIANRIEETAAVTRLRAWTAEAQRGDRTPALHVTGAAGSLPAFLLSHLHREPGTPLCVLTPDEDAAAYLQSDLEQLVGNPDEALLRVPATQKTPYDPDQIADSTPLIERADALQRLAEGFEGILVTSVPAVGELVPPPQAVQRETLTVETGEEIALEALADRLLEQDFSPVEFVEEPGEFARRGGILDVFPYAGTYPIRIDFFGDEVDGLREFDPQTQRSVSRLTTARLVPNLEREEAARGSIALFKYLPGDAVLATLDEAQVREGAQAQYEEAVAAYEDRRAELAEDDEADEAPDDLTPPDDRFLTGDQMSAALTRHPRLQFGTFTQSATNGTPTDTLDLEADPQPSFSSDMDLVRKRLQENGDRDLDTFILCDSHGQSSRLRDLLESEIDHGWARLVVESLHEGFEWPGASLAVFTDHQIFNRYHRPSTQQRDGHADGMNIRDIKNLTRGDFVVHVDHGIGRFDGMKKITVRDNQQEAVRLNFADNDVLYVNVHALHKLNKYTGKEGHQPTLTKLGSEQWERKKQRTKDQVKDVARDLIKLYAKRKASDGYAFSSDTTWQREMEASFEFEATPDQAEATKAVKSDMEEPVPMDRLVCGDVGFGKTEVAVRAAFKAVQDGKQVAMLVPTTILAQQHHDTFSERMERFPVNVEVLSRFRSRSDQAEVLEKLEKGQVDILVGTHRITSDDISFDDLGLLIVDEEQRFGVKTKEKLRTMREDIDTLTLTATPIPRTLQFSLLGARDLSLIETPPPNRQPINTEIHTFDEDVIRDAIVYETSRGGQVFFIHNRVKTIHEVAEMVRAMVPNVRVGVGHGQMSANELEDVMLDFVNEKLDVLVSTSIIENGLDISNANTMIINHAGDHFGLSELHQLRGRVGRSQRKAFCHLLVPSVHGLTDDARERLKAVEQFSDLGSGFDIAMRDLDIRGAGSLLGAEQSGFVEDVGYETYHKILDQAVKELREEEFDDVFDGEAVPPGPETSVDVEEDAYIPESYLRDNTERLNLYRRISDAPDETTLVDLLDEMEDRFGEAPEPVQDLLTGARLRLLGEQLRMPKVVYKNERLFLYLPSEDADPYFYDEVFHPLLEKLTLLDREYVMKDDVEGGLMRAIVQDVDTLDEALQVTESLLLEETTTVATVEA from the coding sequence GTGTCCCTCACCGCCATCGCCAACCGCATCGAAGAAACCGCGGCCGTCACGCGCCTCCGCGCCTGGACCGCCGAGGCCCAGCGTGGGGACCGCACGCCCGCCCTCCACGTGACCGGGGCGGCGGGCTCCCTTCCGGCCTTCCTGCTGTCTCACCTCCACCGGGAGCCCGGCACGCCCCTCTGCGTGCTGACGCCCGACGAGGACGCGGCGGCGTACCTACAGAGCGACCTGGAGCAGCTCGTCGGGAATCCGGACGAGGCGCTTCTCCGCGTTCCCGCTACCCAGAAGACGCCGTACGACCCCGACCAGATTGCGGACTCGACGCCGCTGATCGAGCGGGCCGACGCCCTGCAGCGGCTGGCGGAGGGCTTTGAGGGCATCCTCGTGACGAGCGTCCCGGCGGTCGGCGAGCTCGTGCCCCCGCCCCAGGCCGTGCAGCGGGAAACGCTAACTGTGGAGACGGGCGAAGAAATCGCGCTAGAGGCACTGGCCGACCGGCTGCTGGAGCAGGACTTCTCGCCGGTTGAGTTCGTGGAGGAGCCCGGCGAGTTCGCGCGGCGCGGCGGCATCCTCGACGTGTTTCCCTACGCCGGCACCTACCCCATCCGCATCGACTTCTTCGGCGACGAGGTGGACGGCCTACGCGAGTTCGACCCGCAGACGCAGCGCTCGGTGAGCCGCCTCACCACCGCCCGCCTCGTTCCCAACCTGGAGCGCGAGGAGGCGGCCCGCGGGTCCATCGCCCTCTTCAAGTACCTGCCCGGCGACGCGGTGCTCGCGACCCTCGACGAGGCCCAGGTGCGTGAAGGCGCGCAGGCGCAGTACGAGGAGGCCGTGGCTGCCTACGAGGACCGCCGCGCGGAGCTGGCCGAGGACGACGAGGCGGACGAGGCACCCGACGACCTTACGCCGCCGGACGATCGCTTCCTCACTGGGGATCAGATGTCGGCCGCCCTCACGCGGCACCCGCGTCTCCAGTTTGGGACGTTCACCCAGTCCGCCACCAACGGCACCCCCACCGACACGCTCGACCTGGAGGCCGACCCGCAGCCGTCCTTCAGCAGCGACATGGACCTCGTGCGGAAGCGGCTCCAGGAAAACGGCGACCGCGATCTCGACACGTTTATACTCTGCGACAGCCACGGCCAGAGCTCTCGCCTCCGCGACCTGCTGGAGTCGGAGATTGACCACGGCTGGGCACGCCTCGTCGTGGAGTCGCTGCACGAGGGCTTCGAGTGGCCCGGGGCGAGTCTGGCCGTCTTCACCGACCACCAGATCTTTAACCGCTACCACCGTCCCTCCACCCAGCAGCGGGACGGCCACGCGGACGGGATGAACATCCGCGACATCAAGAATCTGACGCGGGGCGACTTCGTGGTGCACGTGGACCACGGCATTGGGCGGTTCGACGGCATGAAGAAGATTACCGTCCGCGACAACCAGCAGGAGGCCGTGCGCCTCAATTTTGCCGACAACGACGTGCTGTACGTCAACGTCCACGCCCTCCACAAGCTCAACAAGTACACCGGCAAGGAGGGGCACCAACCCACCCTCACGAAGCTCGGCTCCGAGCAGTGGGAGCGAAAAAAGCAGCGGACGAAGGACCAGGTCAAGGACGTTGCGCGCGACCTCATCAAACTCTACGCGAAGCGGAAGGCGTCGGACGGCTACGCCTTCTCCAGCGATACGACCTGGCAGCGCGAGATGGAGGCGAGCTTCGAGTTCGAGGCCACGCCGGACCAGGCCGAGGCCACCAAGGCCGTGAAGAGCGACATGGAGGAGCCGGTGCCGATGGACCGGCTCGTCTGCGGCGACGTGGGCTTTGGCAAGACCGAGGTCGCGGTGCGCGCCGCCTTCAAGGCGGTGCAGGACGGCAAGCAGGTGGCCATGCTCGTGCCCACCACCATCCTCGCCCAGCAGCACCACGACACGTTCAGCGAGCGCATGGAGCGCTTTCCCGTGAACGTGGAGGTGCTCTCCCGCTTCCGCTCGCGGTCCGACCAGGCCGAGGTCCTGGAGAAGCTGGAAAAAGGGCAGGTCGACATCCTCGTCGGCACGCACCGCATTACGTCCGACGACATTTCGTTCGACGACCTCGGGCTCCTCATCGTCGACGAGGAGCAGCGCTTCGGCGTGAAGACGAAGGAGAAGCTCCGCACGATGCGCGAGGACATCGATACGCTCACGCTGACCGCCACCCCCATTCCCCGGACGCTCCAGTTTTCGCTCCTCGGGGCGCGGGACCTGTCGCTCATCGAGACACCGCCCCCCAACCGCCAGCCGATCAACACCGAGATTCACACCTTCGACGAGGACGTCATCCGCGACGCGATCGTCTACGAGACGAGCCGCGGGGGCCAGGTCTTCTTCATCCACAACCGCGTAAAGACGATCCACGAGGTGGCCGAGATGGTGCGCGCCATGGTGCCGAACGTGCGGGTGGGCGTGGGCCACGGCCAGATGAGCGCGAACGAACTGGAGGACGTGATGCTCGACTTCGTCAACGAGAAGCTCGACGTGCTCGTCTCCACTTCCATCATCGAGAACGGGCTCGATATCTCGAACGCGAACACGATGATCATTAACCACGCGGGCGATCACTTTGGGCTCTCCGAGCTCCACCAGTTGCGGGGCCGCGTGGGGCGGTCGCAGCGGAAGGCGTTCTGCCACCTCCTGGTGCCCTCCGTGCACGGCCTCACCGACGATGCCCGCGAGCGGCTGAAGGCGGTGGAGCAGTTCTCCGACCTCGGCAGCGGGTTCGACATCGCCATGCGCGACCTCGATATCCGCGGTGCCGGCTCGCTGCTGGGCGCCGAGCAGAGCGGCTTCGTCGAGGACGTCGGCTACGAGACCTACCACAAGATCCTCGACCAGGCCGTCAAGGAGCTCCGCGAGGAGGAGTTCGACGACGTGTTTGACGGGGAGGCCGTGCCGCCCGGGCCCGAAACCTCCGTCGACGTGGAGGAGGACGCCTACATCCCGGAGTCGTACCTGCGGGACAACACCGAGCGCCTCAACCTCTACCGCCGCATCAGCGACGCGCCGGACGAGACGACGCTGGTCGATCTCCTCGACGAGATGGAGGACCGCTTCGGCGAGGCGCCGGAGCCGGTGCAGGACCTCCTCACGGGCGCCCGGCTCCGCCTTCTCGGCGAGCAGCTCCGCATGCCGAAGGTGGTCTACAAGAACGAGCGGCTCTTCCTCTACCTTCCCAGCGAAGACGCCGACCCGTACTTCTACGACGAGGTCTTCCACCCGCTCCTCGAGAAGCTCACGCTCCTCGACCGCGAGTACGTGATGAAGGACGACGTGGAGGGGGGTCTCATGCGCGCCATCGTGCAGGACGTAGACACCCTGGACGAGGCACTTCAGGTGACCGAGTCGCTACTGCTGGAGGAGACCACCACGGTGGCGACGGTGGAGGCGTAA
- a CDS encoding alpha/beta hydrolase — MRRAMINTALGLAVGYAAIAGLAFAFQDRLLFQPSDRLRATPEEAGMDYETVRLDTDDGETLHGWWIPAPDVSRETSAEASARRTLLFFHGNAGNISGRLESVEQFRRLGLNVLIVDYRGYGRSTGAPSEKGLYRDAEACWGHLTETRGLAPQEIVVFGRSMGGGPATWIASRKRPGAVILESIFTTVPDVGAHHYPFLPVSTLATNQFNNAARVGKINAPLLSIHSRDDRIVPFELGRDVYEAAAEPKQFLEIEGGHNDGFLVSADQYLRTIDDFLERHLSSGTG; from the coding sequence ATGCGCCGTGCGATGATCAACACCGCCCTTGGGCTTGCCGTCGGCTACGCCGCGATTGCCGGTCTCGCGTTTGCCTTTCAGGACCGACTCCTCTTCCAGCCGAGCGATCGCCTCCGCGCCACGCCGGAGGAGGCGGGCATGGACTATGAAACGGTCCGGCTCGACACCGACGACGGCGAGACGCTCCACGGCTGGTGGATTCCCGCACCCGATGTTTCACGTGAAACGAGCGCCGAGGCGTCCGCGCGGCGCACGCTGCTCTTCTTCCACGGCAACGCCGGAAACATTTCGGGGCGCCTGGAGAGCGTGGAGCAGTTCCGGCGGCTCGGGCTCAACGTCCTGATCGTGGACTATCGCGGGTATGGGCGGAGCACAGGCGCGCCGTCCGAGAAGGGCCTCTACCGCGACGCAGAGGCCTGCTGGGGGCACCTGACGGAGACACGAGGCCTCGCGCCCCAGGAAATTGTTGTCTTCGGCCGCTCGATGGGCGGCGGGCCCGCGACCTGGATTGCGTCACGGAAACGGCCCGGCGCCGTGATTTTGGAGTCGATATTCACGACCGTACCCGATGTCGGTGCTCACCACTATCCCTTTCTCCCGGTGAGCACCCTGGCCACGAATCAGTTCAACAACGCTGCCCGAGTGGGCAAGATCAACGCGCCGCTCCTCTCCATCCACAGCCGGGACGACCGAATCGTGCCGTTCGAACTGGGGCGTGACGTCTACGAAGCGGCCGCCGAACCGAAGCAATTCCTCGAAATTGAGGGCGGGCACAACGACGGCTTTCTCGTGTCGGCGGACCAGTACCTCCGGACGATCGACGACTTTCTAGAGAGGCATTTGAGTTCGGGCACGGGGTAG
- a CDS encoding 16S rRNA (guanine(527)-N(7))-methyltransferase RsmG, producing the protein MRVQNWDPLETLSPDQKEQLGAFREQLLRFNQRVNLISPDTENAFRTRHLRHCLTLTVRDFPAGSTVVDWGTGGGLPAIPLAICYPEVTVIGVDSVGKKSRAVRTIARRLGLDNCFTWNGRAEEWTGEAHYSVSRATAPLAELWTWHRRVAAALDATNDDEWPPGLLALKGGDLTDEVSALHAADSGAEVERHMLTDLLGRNGFFGEKEIVAVRS; encoded by the coding sequence ATGAGAGTACAGAACTGGGATCCGCTTGAGACCCTGTCCCCCGACCAGAAAGAACAGCTTGGGGCGTTTCGAGAGCAGCTTCTCCGCTTCAATCAGCGCGTCAACCTCATCTCGCCGGACACGGAGAACGCGTTTCGGACGCGGCACCTGCGGCATTGCCTGACGCTGACGGTCCGCGACTTTCCGGCGGGGAGCACCGTCGTCGACTGGGGCACGGGGGGCGGGCTGCCCGCGATCCCGCTCGCGATCTGCTATCCGGAGGTGACGGTAATCGGCGTTGACTCTGTGGGCAAAAAGAGCCGGGCCGTGCGCACGATCGCCCGGCGGCTTGGGCTCGACAATTGTTTCACGTGGAACGGTCGGGCGGAAGAGTGGACCGGCGAGGCGCACTACTCGGTGTCCCGCGCCACCGCACCGTTGGCTGAACTCTGGACGTGGCACCGTCGTGTGGCCGCTGCGCTCGACGCAACGAACGACGACGAGTGGCCGCCGGGACTGCTCGCGCTCAAGGGCGGCGACCTGACCGACGAGGTGTCGGCCCTCCATGCCGCGGATTCGGGCGCGGAGGTTGAACGCCACATGCTGACCGACCTGCTCGGGCGGAACGGGTTCTTCGGGGAGAAAGAGATTGTGGCGGTGCGCTCATAG
- the mnmE gene encoding tRNA uridine-5-carboxymethylaminomethyl(34) synthesis GTPase MnmE, whose protein sequence is MSQSDTIAAIATARGRAALAIVRTSGPAAIEIVDRCFRGDALTDADSHTAHVGVLMDEEGTDIDQVVATVFRAPNSATGEHVVEVSCHGGDLAPKLALQSLLDHGARMAEPGEFTERAFLNGKMDLAQAEAVADLIDATSTKAHQASLTHLKGRYSDLLGDLREELLNLCSLVELEIDFSDEDVEFADRERLEDLLDETEEILQDLLDTYPTGEKLKDGVQVVIGGRPNAGKSTLLNALVGHDRAIVSETPGTTRDEIEAEAEIEGVLFRFVDTAGLRDTADEIEAEGVRRATASIEEADVLFYLYDLTVGLDSDEITLLQELADDGSDVQPVLLGNKADRAPDLPVADLDGLTSLKLSALEAREDADEVQPLLDHLTDTVAEHLSRAEASPVVMNQRHRQHLQDALEAVQQAREALHAGVSGDMLTLDLRAALQELGAITGEITNEDVLDQIFSRFCIGK, encoded by the coding sequence ATGAGTCAGAGTGATACGATTGCGGCCATTGCCACGGCGCGGGGGCGAGCGGCACTGGCGATCGTGCGTACGTCTGGGCCGGCGGCCATCGAGATTGTCGACCGGTGCTTTCGGGGCGACGCCCTGACGGACGCCGACAGCCACACCGCCCACGTCGGGGTCCTGATGGACGAGGAGGGGACCGACATCGACCAGGTGGTGGCCACCGTCTTCCGCGCGCCCAACTCGGCCACCGGGGAGCACGTCGTCGAGGTCTCGTGCCACGGCGGCGACCTGGCGCCGAAGCTGGCGCTTCAGAGCCTGCTCGACCACGGGGCCCGCATGGCCGAGCCGGGCGAGTTCACCGAGCGTGCCTTCCTCAATGGCAAGATGGACCTGGCCCAGGCCGAGGCGGTGGCCGACCTCATCGACGCCACCTCCACGAAGGCCCACCAGGCGTCGCTCACCCACCTCAAGGGCCGCTACTCCGACCTGCTCGGGGACCTCCGCGAGGAGCTGCTCAACCTCTGCTCGCTCGTGGAGCTGGAAATCGACTTTTCGGACGAGGACGTCGAGTTTGCCGACCGGGAGCGGCTGGAGGACCTGCTGGACGAAACGGAAGAGATTCTCCAGGATCTGCTCGACACCTACCCGACGGGGGAGAAGCTGAAGGACGGCGTGCAGGTCGTCATCGGGGGGCGCCCCAACGCGGGCAAGTCCACCCTGCTGAACGCGCTCGTGGGCCACGACCGGGCCATCGTCAGCGAGACGCCCGGCACTACGCGCGACGAGATCGAGGCGGAGGCGGAGATTGAGGGCGTGCTCTTCCGCTTCGTCGACACGGCGGGCCTGCGCGACACGGCCGACGAGATTGAGGCCGAGGGCGTGCGCCGCGCCACCGCGTCCATCGAAGAGGCCGACGTGCTCTTCTACCTCTACGACCTCACGGTAGGCCTCGACTCCGACGAGATCACCCTTCTCCAAGAGCTCGCCGACGACGGGTCGGACGTGCAGCCCGTTCTTCTTGGCAACAAGGCCGACCGGGCGCCCGACCTGCCCGTGGCCGATCTCGACGGCCTCACGTCGCTCAAGCTCTCCGCCCTGGAGGCGCGCGAGGACGCCGACGAGGTGCAGCCGCTCCTCGATCACCTCACAGACACGGTCGCCGAACACCTGAGCCGCGCAGAGGCGTCGCCGGTCGTCATGAATCAGCGCCACCGGCAACACCTCCAGGATGCGCTCGAAGCCGTGCAGCAGGCCCGTGAGGCGCTCCACGCGGGCGTCTCCGGCGACATGCTCACGCTCGACCTGCGTGCGGCCCTCCAGGAGCTGGGCGCCATCACCGGCGAGATTACGAACGAGGACGTGCTCGACCAGATCTTCTCCCGCTTCTGCATCGGAAAGTGA
- a CDS encoding zinc ribbon domain-containing protein, giving the protein MHLFESGPSHPSAPDDEVRWTRLEVAFTVGIVGCLLFATWQLGDLLVRDWLAGWVGESALREDLVYYGVAFTAALAALGGTTRSLGHTGRFRRTVGRSLLWYGALLLISASGMGAIEYLPEVAAGLFGAGVLIAAVYVLQRRYFTRERVRQRRLRNDNCPRCGSGLRPGAHYCSQCGRRVGEDCPECRGYLRRSDQYCAACGWERTGGES; this is encoded by the coding sequence ATGCATCTCTTTGAGTCAGGCCCTTCGCATCCGTCGGCCCCGGACGACGAGGTACGGTGGACGCGACTTGAGGTCGCGTTTACCGTCGGGATCGTCGGCTGTCTCTTGTTTGCCACCTGGCAGCTCGGGGACCTGCTGGTGCGCGACTGGCTTGCAGGCTGGGTGGGAGAGAGTGCGCTTCGCGAGGACCTCGTCTACTACGGCGTGGCCTTCACGGCGGCCCTGGCGGCCCTCGGGGGGACGACGCGGTCCCTGGGCCACACGGGCCGATTCCGGCGCACCGTGGGGCGCTCGCTTCTCTGGTACGGCGCCCTGCTGCTCATCAGTGCCTCCGGGATGGGGGCCATCGAGTACCTGCCGGAAGTGGCGGCCGGCTTGTTCGGGGCGGGGGTGCTCATCGCGGCCGTCTACGTCCTGCAGCGGCGGTACTTCACGCGGGAGCGTGTTCGCCAGCGGCGCCTCCGCAACGACAATTGCCCCCGGTGTGGGAGTGGCCTCCGTCCGGGGGCGCACTACTGCTCGCAGTGCGGGCGTCGCGTGGGGGAGGACTGTCCTGAATGCAGGGGCTATCTGCGCCGCTCCGACCAGTACTGCGCGGCCTGCGGATGGGAGCGCACGGGTGGAGAATCGTAG
- the mnmG gene encoding tRNA uridine-5-carboxymethylaminomethyl(34) synthesis enzyme MnmG produces MHQDYFEHDVIVVGGGHSGSEAAAAAANMGADTLLITMKLADIGQMSCNPAIGGIGKGHMAREIDALGGIMGKATDRAGIQFRMLNKSKGPAVWGPRAQCGRRAYARAIRQELEAIDNLKMRSDMVKEILTDDAGETVTGVRTNLGKEFRAPCVVLTTGTFSNGVIHVGEQNFGGGRIGESASHGITGCLHDLGFESGRLKTGTPPRVDGRSIDYSVMEKQPGDPDATAFSFLTDDLPSVEDQLSCWLTDTTPETHEVLRTGFDRSPMFTGALDADGPRYCPSIEDKIDRFSEKDHHQLFIEPEGRDTHEVYVNGFSSSLPEEVQFEALRTIPGMEKAHMHRPGYAIEYDFFPPYQIEYSLETKYVDGLFFAGQINGTTGYEEAAAQGIMAGINAVQKLRRADPIVLKRSEAYIGVLIDDLVAKGTDEPYRMFTSRAEHRILLRQDNADLRLTELGHKLGLASKERLDRTREKERAIDVTRETLSDTTVSPQQVDDYLASVGTSTLNQPRPVIELCKRPEVDSEALLRHAGIYDEVVTETPGMLSAPRLIEIDLKYEGYIDRQQDMVEEMEEKERWPIPDDFDYHALDNISIEARQKLSKVEPDNLGQASRVPGVRASDISVLMVLLKNEGVEPMPKDRDLNIDAMGGDGQSFGVSRETAVEVG; encoded by the coding sequence ATGCATCAGGATTACTTCGAGCACGACGTCATTGTGGTGGGCGGTGGGCACAGTGGCAGTGAGGCCGCGGCCGCGGCGGCCAACATGGGTGCCGACACGTTGCTCATCACCATGAAGCTCGCAGACATCGGGCAGATGTCGTGCAACCCCGCCATTGGCGGCATCGGCAAGGGGCACATGGCCCGCGAAATCGACGCGCTTGGCGGCATCATGGGCAAGGCCACCGACCGGGCGGGCATTCAATTTCGGATGCTCAACAAGAGCAAGGGGCCGGCCGTGTGGGGGCCGCGGGCCCAGTGTGGTCGGCGCGCCTACGCCCGGGCCATCCGGCAGGAACTGGAGGCCATCGACAACCTGAAGATGCGGTCGGACATGGTGAAGGAGATTCTGACCGACGACGCGGGGGAGACGGTGACGGGCGTGCGCACGAACCTCGGCAAGGAGTTTCGCGCGCCGTGCGTCGTGCTCACTACGGGGACGTTCTCGAACGGCGTGATCCACGTCGGAGAGCAAAACTTTGGTGGGGGGCGCATTGGAGAAAGTGCCTCACACGGCATCACGGGCTGCCTCCACGACCTTGGCTTTGAGAGCGGGCGGCTGAAAACCGGCACGCCGCCGCGCGTAGACGGGCGCTCCATCGACTACAGCGTGATGGAGAAGCAGCCGGGCGACCCGGACGCGACCGCCTTTTCGTTCCTGACCGACGACCTGCCGTCGGTGGAGGATCAGCTCTCCTGCTGGCTCACCGACACCACGCCCGAGACGCACGAGGTGCTGCGCACCGGCTTCGACCGGAGCCCGATGTTCACCGGGGCGCTCGACGCGGACGGCCCGCGTTATTGCCCGTCCATCGAGGACAAGATCGACCGCTTCTCGGAGAAGGACCACCACCAGCTGTTCATCGAGCCGGAGGGACGCGACACCCACGAGGTGTACGTCAACGGCTTCTCGTCGAGCCTGCCGGAGGAGGTGCAGTTCGAGGCGCTGCGCACCATCCCGGGCATGGAGAAGGCCCACATGCACCGGCCCGGCTACGCCATCGAGTACGATTTCTTCCCGCCGTACCAGATCGAGTACAGCCTGGAGACGAAGTACGTGGACGGCCTCTTCTTCGCCGGGCAGATCAACGGCACCACCGGCTACGAGGAGGCGGCCGCCCAGGGCATCATGGCGGGCATCAACGCCGTGCAGAAGCTGCGGAGGGCCGACCCGATCGTGCTGAAGCGCTCGGAAGCCTACATCGGTGTGCTCATCGACGACCTCGTGGCGAAGGGCACCGACGAGCCGTACCGCATGTTTACGAGCCGCGCCGAGCACCGCATCCTGCTGCGCCAGGACAACGCCGACCTGCGCCTCACGGAGCTCGGCCACAAGCTCGGCCTCGCCTCGAAGGAGCGCCTCGACCGCACGCGGGAGAAGGAGCGGGCGATCGATGTTACACGTGAAACATTGTCCGACACGACCGTCAGCCCCCAACAGGTGGACGACTACCTGGCGTCCGTCGGTACCTCCACGCTCAACCAGCCGCGGCCCGTGATCGAGCTCTGCAAGCGCCCGGAGGTGGACTCCGAGGCGCTCCTCCGCCACGCCGGCATCTACGACGAGGTGGTGACGGAGACACCGGGCATGCTCAGTGCACCGCGCCTCATCGAGATCGACCTCAAGTACGAGGGCTACATCGACCGCCAGCAGGACATGGTGGAGGAGATGGAGGAGAAGGAGCGATGGCCGATCCCCGACGACTTCGACTACCACGCGCTCGACAACATCTCCATCGAGGCCCGGCAGAAGCTAAGCAAGGTGGAGCCGGACAACCTGGGGCAGGCCTCGCGCGTCCCCGGCGTGCGGGCGTCCGACATTTCCGTCCTGATGGTGCTTCTCAAGAATGAGGGCGTGGAGCCGATGCCGAAGGACCGCGATCTAAACATCGACGCGATGGGGGGCGATGGGCAGTCGTTCGGTGTTTCACGTGAAACGGCGGTCGAAGTGGGGTAG
- the murQ gene encoding N-acetylmuramic acid 6-phosphate etherase, which yields MPNSSSLFDELEDLATEQQNPHSTHIDTASVAEILRVINTEDHKVPIAVRRELPYVAEAVEIVVEAFEADGRLFYVGAGTSGRLGVVDASECPPTFGVDPKRVQGIIAGGREAVFRSQEGAEDVPQAGAEALEEHDVTSDDVVCGIASSGRTPFVVGAVEHARDAIGAPTLFVTTVPRDELDVDPDVAICPVVGPEVIMGSTRMKSGTAQKLVLNMITTAAMVRLGKVYENMMVDLRRTSEKLVERGIRTVMMVTGVEYEEADAILDACDGHVKTAIVMILADVDVTEARRRLDANDGFVRPAIEEDG from the coding sequence ATGCCCAACTCTTCCTCCCTGTTTGACGAGCTTGAGGACCTCGCCACCGAGCAGCAAAACCCCCACTCTACCCACATCGACACCGCGTCGGTGGCGGAAATCCTGCGCGTCATCAATACGGAGGACCACAAGGTGCCCATCGCGGTGCGCCGAGAGCTGCCGTACGTCGCGGAGGCTGTTGAGATCGTCGTCGAGGCCTTCGAGGCCGACGGGCGCCTCTTTTACGTGGGTGCCGGGACGAGCGGGCGGCTCGGCGTCGTGGACGCCTCGGAGTGTCCGCCCACGTTCGGCGTCGACCCGAAGCGGGTGCAGGGCATCATCGCCGGCGGGCGCGAGGCAGTTTTCCGGTCGCAGGAGGGAGCGGAGGACGTGCCCCAAGCGGGCGCTGAGGCACTGGAGGAGCATGACGTCACGTCGGACGACGTGGTGTGTGGCATTGCCTCCAGCGGGCGCACGCCGTTCGTGGTGGGGGCCGTGGAGCACGCCCGGGACGCTATCGGCGCCCCCACCCTCTTCGTGACCACCGTTCCCCGCGACGAACTGGACGTGGACCCGGACGTGGCGATTTGTCCCGTGGTGGGGCCGGAGGTCATCATGGGCTCCACCCGCATGAAGAGCGGCACCGCGCAGAAGCTTGTGCTCAATATGATCACCACCGCGGCGATGGTGCGCCTCGGCAAGGTCTACGAGAACATGATGGTGGACCTGCGGCGCACCAGCGAGAAGCTCGTGGAGCGCGGCATCCGTACGGTGATGATGGTGACGGGCGTCGAGTACGAGGAGGCCGACGCTATTCTCGACGCCTGCGACGGGCACGTCAAGACCGCCATCGTCATGATCCTCGCGGACGTGGACGTAACGGAGGCGCGGCGGCGGCTGGACGCAAACGATGGCTTCGTGCGGCCGGCGATTGAGGAGGACGGATAA
- a CDS encoding helix-turn-helix domain-containing protein → MATDPLRRLGRLEEGGFRRLAARLALLRAYARRRDTEGLSDAQAQTAIAEAFDQRTAAVDDWVYDVYESVTARTLRRWAHQFREDGLQGLIDEHGRRSGRSYESYFGAGSELRKIALHYLADHPDCTSTELLDELAQHVNDEALPTRRTVQRFLRKMGG, encoded by the coding sequence ATGGCCACCGACCCGCTTCGTCGCCTCGGACGTCTCGAAGAGGGCGGCTTTCGTCGCCTCGCCGCCCGCCTCGCGCTCCTCCGGGCCTACGCGCGCCGCCGAGACACAGAAGGACTCTCCGACGCCCAGGCCCAGACAGCGATCGCCGAGGCCTTCGACCAGCGCACCGCCGCAGTGGACGATTGGGTCTACGACGTATACGAGTCGGTCACGGCCCGCACGCTGCGGCGCTGGGCCCATCAGTTCCGGGAGGACGGGCTGCAGGGCCTGATCGATGAGCACGGGCGCCGGAGCGGGCGCTCCTACGAGTCGTATTTCGGCGCGGGCTCGGAGCTGCGCAAGATTGCGCTCCACTACCTGGCCGACCATCCGGACTGCACGAGCACGGAGCTCCTGGACGAGCTCGCCCAGCACGTCAACGACGAGGCACTGCCCACCCGCCGCACGGTGCAGCGCTTCCTGCGGAAGATGGGCGGCTGA